One part of the Burkholderia vietnamiensis LMG 10929 genome encodes these proteins:
- a CDS encoding MBL fold metallo-hydrolase yields MTISSNTQVYLRQNIQFEPLINSWYAWFHTLPPLTAALNVAERFLPLLKSYAASPLMHAAACKDPAMRGGPFLDLDGKRIDEIRALIEQTERRATRQLELAKAYKAFAALLLDQAKGMASDPLYRALPDVLKGYVEIYYDLNHNPSFRIFESLLYASPFYARDAQSIALSAIEEHTPRPFILSTPRLGDERTLFRDMAFDEPALDALFRMRETPASYAKIVDLMRVEERDEPLFRSFFVEEAPAPKPDRSFDGDDVRIHYYGHACLLIQSRGVSILIDPAISYGYDTALPRYTFADLPDQIDYVLITHSHHDHIVLETLLQLRHKIKTVVVGRNLDGFPQDPSLQLALRQLGFADVLEVRDAQEIPLPGGAITAIPFLGEHNDLAIQSKQSFMIRFGSRSALCIADSCNLDLCLYEHVFRLVGKPDTLFVGMETEGAPPSWVYGPLFPHALPRDIDQSRRARGCQFGEAAALVDDFAFNAAYVYAMGQEPWLNHLLDNTFDENSPSHVQSTQFVAHCKAKGIASEILYGTREIVLCQN; encoded by the coding sequence TTGACCATTTCGTCCAACACGCAGGTCTACCTGCGACAGAACATCCAGTTCGAACCGTTGATCAACAGCTGGTACGCGTGGTTCCACACGCTGCCGCCGCTGACCGCCGCGCTCAACGTGGCTGAGCGGTTCCTGCCGCTGCTGAAGTCGTACGCCGCATCGCCGCTGATGCATGCGGCCGCGTGCAAGGACCCCGCGATGCGCGGCGGCCCGTTCCTCGATCTGGACGGCAAGCGCATCGACGAGATCCGCGCGCTGATCGAGCAGACCGAGCGCCGCGCGACCCGGCAGCTGGAGCTGGCGAAGGCCTACAAGGCGTTCGCCGCGCTGCTGCTGGACCAGGCGAAGGGAATGGCCTCGGACCCGCTCTATCGCGCGCTTCCCGACGTGTTGAAGGGTTACGTCGAGATCTATTACGACCTGAATCACAACCCGTCGTTCCGGATCTTCGAAAGCCTGCTGTACGCGAGCCCGTTCTACGCGCGCGATGCGCAGAGCATCGCGCTGTCGGCGATCGAGGAACACACGCCGCGGCCGTTCATCCTCAGCACGCCGCGGCTCGGCGACGAGCGCACGCTGTTCCGCGACATGGCGTTCGACGAGCCCGCGCTCGACGCGCTGTTCCGCATGCGCGAGACGCCCGCCAGCTACGCGAAGATCGTCGACCTGATGCGCGTGGAGGAACGCGACGAGCCGCTGTTCCGCTCGTTCTTCGTCGAGGAGGCGCCGGCGCCGAAGCCGGACCGCTCGTTCGACGGCGACGACGTCCGGATCCACTACTACGGCCATGCGTGCCTGCTGATCCAGAGCCGCGGCGTGAGCATCCTGATCGACCCGGCGATCAGCTACGGCTACGACACCGCGCTGCCGCGCTATACGTTCGCGGACCTGCCGGACCAGATCGACTACGTGCTCATCACGCACAGCCATCACGACCACATCGTGCTCGAAACGCTGCTGCAGCTTCGCCACAAGATCAAGACCGTGGTGGTCGGCAGGAACCTCGACGGCTTTCCGCAGGATCCGTCGCTGCAACTGGCGTTGCGCCAGCTCGGCTTCGCCGACGTGCTCGAAGTCCGCGACGCGCAGGAGATCCCGCTGCCCGGCGGCGCCATCACGGCCATTCCGTTCCTCGGCGAACACAACGACCTCGCGATCCAGAGCAAGCAGAGCTTCATGATTCGCTTCGGCTCGCGCTCGGCGCTGTGCATCGCCGATTCGTGCAACCTCGATCTGTGCCTCTACGAGCACGTGTTCCGGCTGGTCGGCAAGCCCGACACGCTGTTCGTCGGGATGGAGACCGAAGGCGCGCCGCCGTCGTGGGTCTACGGCCCGCTGTTTCCGCACGCGCTGCCGCGCGACATCGACCAGTCGCGCCGCGCGCGCGGCTGCCAGTTCGGCGAGGCCGCCGCACTGGTGGACGACTTCGCGTTCAACGCGGCGTACGTCTATGCGATGGGTCAGGAGCCGTGGCTGAACCATCTGCTCGACAACACCTTCGACGAAAACTCGCCCAGCCACGTCCAGTCCACGCAATTCGTCGCGCACTGCAAGGCCAAGGGCATCGCGTCGGAAATCCTGTACGGGACGAGGGAGATCGTGCTTTGTCAGAACTGA